The DNA region CTTACGCACGCCGATCATTTTCAGCAAGCCGCGTCTGGAAGAGTGGTCTTTTTGATTTGCTTTTAAATGCTCGCTGAGCCGATTAATCCGGTCGGTGAGCATTGCAACTTGGAGGTCTGCTGAGCCAGTGTCCGTTTCATGACGTTGGTACTCAGACATGAGTTCGTGTTTGCGCTCTTGCGTCAGTGC from Microcoleus sp. FACHB-68 includes:
- the rpsO gene encoding 30S ribosomal protein S15 translates to MALTQERKHELMSEYQRHETDTGSADLQVAMLTDRINRLSEHLKANQKDHSSRRGLLKMIGVRKRLLAYILKEDHDRYRALITRLGIRG